The Methanobrevibacter sp. TLL-48-HuF1 genomic sequence TCATCATTTGAATTGATATAGGCTAAGATGAAAGATGTATCTAGGAATATTTTTCTCATTCGTACAAACCCCTTTTCAATTCTACAGCATTGGTTTTTTCATCAGTTTTAAAAGCACCAGCTAGATTTTTAAAGTTTCTTTTCTTTCTAAAATTTATTTCAGGATTTCCATTTTTATTTATAAACCATTCTACAACAGTTTCATTGTCAATGTCATAATTTTTTCTTATTTCTTTTGGTATTGTGGTTTGGTAATTGCTTTGAATTTTACTTGTAGCTAATATCAGCATTTTTTTCACCTCTTGGTTTTTAGTATCTATGATATTATCTCTTTCTAATATGATATAATATACTGGGAAATCTTCGAAGAAGGATTTCTAAATTTTTGGAGTCTGTAAAATTTTATAGGTTTATTGATTTTAATGTGTCTTTCGGTCTAATTTTGCATTTGATAGTCTAAAAATATTAGAATTCCATTGATAATAGTCAGAATATTCAAATTTTTCATTGCTGATGTTTTCTTCGTGATTTTTGCCGGAATCAGTTCTTGATTGTTTGATGAGATATTATGATTCCAAGGAATATTTCAAAGTATTTACTTATTTTACGAGGTGATTGATACCATATTTTCATTATTCCTGAAATTTTATCCATTATTTCTTGTAAGAATTGTTTATTTTTACCAATTAAAGGATTATTGTATATTTTAGAATTTTTTTCCACATTTTTTGCATTGATATTGCTGTTCTTTTATTGTGCCTTTTTTGATTATTTTGTGGCTTTTACAAACTGGACAAATAGGATCATCATATTTTAAAGTATTATTTTCATCTAAAAATAGTTTTATGATTAGTATTTTCAAAATCAGGTGTTTTATTCAGTCTTTTTGAAAATGATTTTTTTCTTGATCAATTTTTTCATCAGAAAAATCATGAAGTTTATATTACTATTGAGGACAGATTTGTTTTGTTTGATCGTAAACATTATTTGTCCTCATTTATTAAAGTATTTACTATTTTTAAATCATTTATATTGAAATTAAAGAAAAATTAGAATGAAAGTTCATTTGTAAAAAATTCAAAATCAAATAAGCCTATAAAATTTTACAGACTCAAAATTGTAAAAAGAGTAAAATGTTATTTTATAATAACAAAAATCTTAAAATTATATATGGTAATATAGCCGCTAAGACAAATAATACTATTCCAATACTGAATTTGTATTTATTTTCATCTAATGTTCCGGATATTAATAATAAAACTCCAAAGAACCCGAATATTACCGGTAAAATA encodes the following:
- a CDS encoding AbrB/MazE/SpoVT family DNA-binding domain-containing protein, whose protein sequence is MLILATSKIQSNYQTTIPKEIRKNYDIDNETVVEWFINKNGNPEINFRKKRNFKNLAGAFKTDEKTNAVELKRGLYE